The genomic window ACGCGCGCCTTCGCCTTCAGGACCTGCAACACGCGGCCCTGCTTGCCCTTGTGGGAACCGCTGATCACGAGGACTTCATCGTCCTTTTTCACATGGTACGAGGCCGGGATGCTGATCCGTTTCTTCGTCTTGCTCATAAGACCTCCGGCGCCAATGAAATGATCTTCATAAAATTCCGTTCGCGCAGTTCGCGGGCCACCGGCCCGAAAATGCGGGTCCCGCGCGGGTTCAAATCCTTGTCGATGATGACAATCGCATTGCTGTCGAAACGCAGGTAGGAACCGTCACTGCGGCGCACCGGTTGCTTGGTGCGCACAACAACCGCGCGCACCACTTCGCTTTTCTTCACCGTGCCATCGGGAGCGGCTTCCTTCACGTTCGCGGTGATGATGTCACCCACGCGCGCATACAAGGTCCTCTTGCCAATCACGCCGATCATGGTCGCCCTTCGGGCGCCTGTATTGTCGGCCACATCCACCCAGCTTCGAATCTGTATCATATGCTTTACTTCTTGATGATTTGAACCAGTTCCCAGCGCTTCAAGCGGCTGAGGGGCCGGGTTGCCGCGATCCGCACCGTGTCGCCAATCTGGGCTTCGCCCTTTTCGTCATGCGCATAAAAACGCTTCGAAACCCGGACGATCTTCTTGTAACGGGGATGCATGACACGACGGGTCACTTTGATCACGATGGTCTTCTGCATCTTGTTCGAAATGACTTCGCCCTGGCATTCTTTCCGGGCTTTTTTCACGGTGGCTGTTTCGCTCATAATAAAATTCCTCCAAATCCGTCTCAGGCCTTTTTCGCGGCGGGTTTTTCCAGCCTGCGTTTGCTCAAAACCGTTTCGATCCGCGCGAGGGTCTTGCGGATTTCCGTCAGCCGGCTCGGGCGTTCCAAACGGCCGCTCTGCTGCTGGATCCGGAGATTCAGCTTTTCCTGTTTCAACTCCTGCGTGCGGTTGCGGAGTTCAATGTCGCTCAAGGCGGTTACTTCGGAGATTTTCATACGCTCAATTTTTGGTTACGGGAAATGAACCGGGTGTGCATCGGCAGCTTGGTGGCCGCCAGACGCAGGGATTCACGGGCCACGCCTTCCGTCAAGCCGTCCAATTCAAACAGGACGTTGCCGGGGCGGATGACCGCCGCCCAATATTCCGGCTGGCCTTTGCCTTTGCCCATTCGGGTTTCCGGGGGACGCGCCGTAATCGGCTTGTCAGGGAACACACGGATAAACAATTTCCCTTTGCGCTTCATGTTGCGGGTCAGCGCCACGCGGGCCGCTTCAATCTGGGTGTTGGTCAACCAGGCGCGGGTCAGCGTCTGCAGGCCGAAGGTGCCGAAGGCCAGGGTGTTGCCCCTCGTCGCCGAGCCCTTGCGGCTGCGCCGTTGCGTTTTTCTGTACTTAACTCGTTTTGGTATCAAAGCCATAGCTCGATCAAGCGGCCAAAGCCGCCTCCTCCTTCAAACAAATCCAAACTTTCACGCCAATTTTGCCCGCAACCGTCTGGGCCTCAAAAAAACCGTATTCGATGTTCGCGCGCAGCGTGTGCAGCGGAACCTTGCCTTCATGATAGGGCTCGGACCGGGCGATTTCCGCGCCCTGCAACCGGCCCGAACAACGGATCTTGATCCCGAGCGCTCCGAAATCCATGGCCGTCTGGATCGCCTTTTTCATCGCGCGGCGGAACGAAATCCGGCGCTCCAATTGCAGGGCGATGTTTTCCGCAACGAGCTGGGCGTCGATCTCGGGATTCTTGATTTCCTTCACATCGACGAGCACTTCGCGTTCCGGCACCAGATCGCGGATTTCTTCCTTCAACTTGTCCAATTCGCTGGCTTTGCGGCCGATCACCACGCCCGGGCGGGCTGTGTGGATGTTCACGCGCACGCGGTTGGAGGCGCGCTCGATGATCACCTTCGAAATCGCGGCGCCGACGAGGCGCTTCTTCAGGAAGTCGCGGATCTTCCGGTCCTCATAGATGTAAATCGGGAAATCCTTCTTGCTGGCATACCAGACGGAACGCCAGTTGCGCTTGACTGCCACTCTAAATCCAAACGGATGAACTTTCTGTCCCATACTTATTCCTTGGCGGGTTTATCTGCCTTTTTGCGTCCGGTTGTTTTCCGGGCGCGAGGCTCTTTTTTCTCTTTCACTTCAACGGTTTCTTCAGCCCGCTCTGCCAAAATAATTCTCACGTGGCTGGTGCGCTTCACGATCGGGCCTGCGCTGCCGCGCGCGCGCGGGCGCATCCGCTTGATGCTCGGCCCCTCGCCCACAACCGCTTCCTTCACCACCAGATTTTTGGGGTCCAGGGAGTTGTTGTTTTCGGCATTCGCAATCGCCGACCTGAGGGTCTTGCCTATGAAACGCGCCGCCTTCTGCGGATAAAACTCCAGCATCTCCAGCGCGCTGAGCGCGGGCTTGCCTTGAATGTGGCGCGTCACCTCCCGCGCCTTAAACGCGGAGATGCGTGCATACTTCGTAATCGCCTTTACTTCCATACAATCACTTTGTTGTTTCCAGGAGCACCCGGTCGCCCGGCTGCGCCTTTT from Candidatus Methylacidiphilales bacterium includes these protein-coding regions:
- the rplN gene encoding 50S ribosomal protein L14 → MIQIRSWVDVADNTGARRATMIGVIGKRTLYARVGDIITANVKEAAPDGTVKKSEVVRAVVVRTKQPVRRSDGSYLRFDSNAIVIIDKDLNPRGTRIFGPVARELRERNFMKIISLAPEVL
- the rpsQ gene encoding 30S ribosomal protein S17 is translated as MSETATVKKARKECQGEVISNKMQKTIVIKVTRRVMHPRYKKIVRVSKRFYAHDEKGEAQIGDTVRIAATRPLSRLKRWELVQIIKK
- the rpmC gene encoding 50S ribosomal protein L29 — protein: MKISEVTALSDIELRNRTQELKQEKLNLRIQQQSGRLERPSRLTEIRKTLARIETVLSKRRLEKPAAKKA
- the rplP gene encoding 50S ribosomal protein L16, with protein sequence MALIPKRVKYRKTQRRSRKGSATRGNTLAFGTFGLQTLTRAWLTNTQIEAARVALTRNMKRKGKLFIRVFPDKPITARPPETRMGKGKGQPEYWAAVIRPGNVLFELDGLTEGVARESLRLAATKLPMHTRFISRNQKLSV
- the rpsC gene encoding 30S ribosomal protein S3 translates to MGQKVHPFGFRVAVKRNWRSVWYASKKDFPIYIYEDRKIRDFLKKRLVGAAISKVIIERASNRVRVNIHTARPGVVIGRKASELDKLKEEIRDLVPEREVLVDVKEIKNPEIDAQLVAENIALQLERRISFRRAMKKAIQTAMDFGALGIKIRCSGRLQGAEIARSEPYHEGKVPLHTLRANIEYGFFEAQTVAGKIGVKVWICLKEEAALAA